TGTTATTCGAAATCAAAAGTCGATTAGAATCTCTTTCATAATTTGTGTTTCTAAAAAGTCAAAAGTCCGAACTGGTTCATAGTGGTTTGAATCGAACttgagccaaaaaaagaaaaagaaaaattgaactgATTCTTGGTAATGTCACTTCAAAATTAATTGAGCTCAAGTTTATCATTGATCTAATGTGCCGTGAAATGACACTAGAGTTATCGGATTACCATTTAACATCAATTGCACTAAGAGGAAAAccaaagaaatcaacaaaaatgaaaaggacGTCAATAATTTATGTGATATGATTTAAGCGGTGATATCTATTGTCACAAGAAAAATAAGTAGCAAaaaaaccactataaatctagAGAATTATAATTACAATTGCTCGAGGGTTTCATAGGTTATACTAGAgccaaaattaatttacaagtaTCGTCTTACAATCTCTTAAAGAGAACTCACTTGAGAAACTCAAGAGAAAATCCTCgcactatttttatttattgtcgAGAGGAATTTGTGAAACCGGGTCAGAAATGAGTTTTGACTCGACGTTTCATGGGTTGGTTCTCCCGAGCGTTCAGTACATGGGCGAAATCGAGAGCCCATTTTGACTAATCATAGAAAATTGCACTAGAACCATATATAATCCCGAACGATTGAAACGCAAGAGATCTCCACTAGTCGACAAAACCGGACTCTGATTTTTTTGCTTGTCTGGCCGATAGTAACAATCTATGGAGGCACAACATCCACGCGACCGTAGACTCGTCCACCACCCAGTAGGACCGTCTCACCATCTTAGAAAATtcttattataatatttatttgattagcAATAGAGAATAAGGTGAAATAGATCGGAACTGTTCGGTTTGGGCACAAGTTTTTTATGGGCCAGCGTGGGTTCAATCTCCACTTCCATGCTTTCCGACAACCAAGGCAAAATATCCGACAGACGAAAAGAAACAGGAATGCTTCCACACACCGCACTTCCCGCAAATTCAAATCATTTCCCATGGAAATGTCTATTGTCCACCATAGACATTGAATAAAGTCAAATTTGGGAGCCGTTTGGTTCGAGaaatttaaccataaaaaattataaaaagatttCCCACTTGTCACGGGGGTTAAATTGTAAGAAATTGAACAACGAAGGTGATTCTGCTAATTGCTGTTTTGCACTTCAAACAAATTTCAATGATCTTTTTTGTCCATTCACAGTTCATGTCTTCTAAAGTCTAAGAGTTCCCCAACAGCTTCTCCTACCACTAAGCTTTAATCCACTGCAGAGTGCacaaaacgaaagaaaaacaaatatcttttttcccttcacttTGCAGCAACTGCAAATTCGCCCTCCTACATGAAGAGCTCGGACTGCAACAAGGTGTAGTAATTCGCGGCCTCGTCTTCCAGCTCCCACAGGCCGTCGTAAGACAAGAGCTCGACGCCGAACGCCCCGGCTTCCGGCCCTTCGCCGTCCTCCCTGCTGGGCAGGCCGAGCTCGTCGTCGGAGGCCACGAGCAGGTGTCTCAACACCTTCTCCTTGTCCTCGTCGCCGTCGCTCTCTTCCTccggagaggaggaggaggaggaggaggaggaaggcgacGCGAGGAGCTCCGGCTCGGAGGAGGGGGGGAGGCCGGGCTCGGAGTCGGAGGCGAGCTCGTCCTGGAGGGCGG
The nucleotide sequence above comes from Eucalyptus grandis isolate ANBG69807.140 chromosome 2, ASM1654582v1, whole genome shotgun sequence. Encoded proteins:
- the LOC104433616 gene encoding uncharacterized protein LOC104433616 — protein: MADGPLKRQREETEETHVNGLGEDQTKRLKPSPQPQVLSFLDDQLDDGQISSQELSSLISALQDELASDSEPGLPPSSEPELLASPSSSSSSSSSPEEESDGDEDKEKVLRHLLVASDDELGLPSREDGEGPEAGAFGVELLSYDGLWELEDEAANYYTLLQSELFM